The DNA window GGCGCGCGAGGCCCCGGGCAGCAACTCGATTTCCCAGCGCAGCAGACCGGCGGAGGCGATCGCGTCCTGGGGCGGCGGGTCGGCGGTGACCACGGCCTGGGCTCCCCCCGCCGACCAGCGCAGCCCCGCGGCGTGGACACCGGCGGGCAGCTCGGGCCCCGGGCGGCCGGCGGCGACCGCGCCGAGGTCCGCGAGGTCGGTGCCGAGGCAGATCTCCACCCTCAGCCGCACGGTCCGCCGCGCGGAGCTGCGCAGGACGATCCGTTCGATGCCCTCGGCGTACCGCAGCCGCTCCACGACGATCTCGGGGTCGGGTCCGGTGCCGGCGGGAGTGCGCACCACACCCGTGAACCGGGCACGGCCTGCCGAGACGAGCCTGCCCTGCAAAGCGACCGGTTCGCGTCCCGCGACCCTCAGGTGACAGCGGGAGAGCAGTCGGCGTCCCGACCGGTAGAAGCCCTCCAGACCGTGTCCGGTCAGTTGCCCGTTCTCGCCGGAGAAGGCGAGCCCGGGCAGGTCCGCGCAGACGAGCAGGGCATGCACCGGGGGCAGCTCACCGGGAGGCCGGACACCTCCTGCCGACGGCTTTCCCACGGCGGCGGGGGACGGGGCGGTGAGGGTCATGCGGTGCCTCCTCTGCGCTCGTGACAGCCACACCGGCGAAAGCGGTGCGGGGCGTTCGCGGTACCGCCACACGTGTGAACGTCCGCATCACCTCCCTGGTCACGGCTGTCATCGTTCGCTCCTCCCGTGCTGACCGTCCTGCCGCCGTACGCCACCTCGCGCGCCGCCCGCTCCGGGCCGGGCCTTGGCGGGCGGTGCGCTCTGCCGGGCGGCTGCCTGCGGCCGTACGGAGCGTGTGGCCTGCCGGGTACGTACGACGCGCGGGCGGGGCCGCTTGCGCTCCGCGCGCTCCTGGCGGAGGCAGCGCCGTAGCGATTCGGGGTCGACGCCCTCGTTGCACGCCTGGTGCGGGAGCTGCGCGAAGGTGTACTCCGGGTCGGTCTGCAAGGCCCGGCCGAGGGCGACCCTGGCCCCCGGCTCGTCGCCGGTCGACCTTCTCTGCACTAACGCGGTTGCTGGCGGTGCCCGGTGACGACCATCGAGGAGGCGATGACGCTCGCGACGTTCGGGGCTGTGTGGGCGGTGCTCGCCGTCGGCCACAATCTCGCGGATCACGTGTTCGGTCAGAGTGATCACCAGGCTGCGAACAAGGGTGCGCCGTCGGCGACGGATGTCGCCGACGGCGCGAGTCCGCGGCAGGGCTGGTCCGCGTGCCTTAGCCATGTCGCCCAATACCACCTGGTCATGGCGGTGATGGTGGCCCTGGCGTGGGCCGTGTTGCCGCTTCAGATCAGCTGGACCGGTCTGGCAGCCGGACTGGTCGTTTCTGCGGTGACCCATGCGTTCTTCGATCGCCGTTGGCCGGTGCGATGGTTGTTGCAGCACACCGGTTCGCCGGAGTTCGCGGAGCTGAGGGCGGCCGGGATGAACGGGATGTATTTGACCGATCAGGCCCTGCACCAGACCGCTCTTCTGGTGTCCGCTCTCCTGATCACCCGTCTGTGAGCGGGGGCCTTTGATGAGGAAGCCCCAGGTCAACGGTCCCGCTGCGTTGGAAGCGCTGTGCCTGTCCGCGTTTGCCGCGAAGGAAGGTGAGGGTCAAGTCGATGCCTTCGATCTCACCCTGCCAATCCTCGGCGACTGCCCGCTTGCGGCGTTCGACCAGGTCCTGCTCCAGTTCGTCCAGACGCGGCAGCATCTTGGGATTGACGCTCAGCATCGGGCAGCGAATGCAGGCGTGCTCGTGGGCGCAAGAGGTCCCGTAGGGCCGGCCGCAGGACCCCAGCTCGACCCGGCGCTTGTCGAAGTGCTGCTGGAAGTCGCTCCACTCCTCGGTGCTGGG is part of the Streptomyces agglomeratus genome and encodes:
- a CDS encoding DUF4192 family protein produces the protein MITLTEHVIREIVADGEHRPHSPERRERHRLLDGRHRAPPATALVQRRSTGDEPGARVALGRALQTDPEYTFAQLPHQACNEGVDPESLRRCLRQERAERKRPRPRVVRTRQATRSVRPQAAARQSAPPAKARPGAGGARGGVRRQDGQHGRSER